In Streptomyces sp. Li-HN-5-11, the sequence CAGGACCCGGAGGATCGTCGGGGGCAGGTCGGCCAGCAGCGTCATGTCGGCGGCGACGATCCCGTCGATGCGTTGGTGCACGGCCTCTTCGAGAACCGCCGGCGTCAGATCGCCGAGCTTGCGTATGTCAAGCCAGCACAGCTTGCTGTCCACCACGCTGGTGTCCCCCTGTCGTGTGGTCGGGTTCCCCGGCCGGCAAACGGTGTACGAGCCGAGCCACCCGCCCGGCCATCCGCTGCGGGTCCGCGGACTGGAAGATGTTGCGCCCCATGGCGACGCCCAGCGCACCGCCGGCGAGGACCTCGCCGACGAAGGCGAGGACGCCCTCCTCGGTGGCCCGTGACGGTCCCCCGGCGACGAGGATCGGGACGGGGCAGGCCTGGGTGAGGGCCAGCAGGTCGGGCATGGCGCCCGGGAAGGACGTCTTGATCAGGTCGGCCCCCAGATCGGCCGCGATCGTCACCGCATGGGCCACGAGCGCGGGATCGTGGGGATCGGGGATACGCGGCCCGCGGGGATACATCATGGCCATGAGCGGCAGGTTCCAGCGGTCGCAGGCGTCGGAGACCCTGCCGAGGTCGGCGATCTGCCGGCGCTCGTCGTCGGAGCCCAGGTTGATGTGCACGCTCACCGCGTCCGCGCCCAGGCGCAACGCCTCTTCCACTTCGGTGACCATGTACTTGGCGTCCGGGTCCGGCGCCTGCCCCGTGCTCGCGTTGAGATGGATGATCAGCGACATGTCGGCGAACCGCTCCGGACGGATGTGCCGGACGCTGCCCTTGTGCACCACGATCGCGTCGACGCCACCCGCCGCGAGCTGCCCCGCCAGCAGATCGATCGAGCTGTTCCCCGGCACCACGGGACCGTCACTGATCGAGTGGTCCATGGGTGTGATCACCAACCCGGATGTGGTGTGGTGGTGCAGCCGCCGCAGGCGCAACGACCGCGCGAAATGCCCCTGAGGGATCATCACGCGTCCTTTCCGTCTCTGATCCGTGCGTAGTCGGGCTTTCCGGAGGGGCTGAGCGGTATCTCCTTCCACCAGGAGAAGCGTTCCGGAACGTGCGCCGCCGAAAGAGAGGCGGCTATGTGGGTGCGCAGATCGTCGCCGGTGCAGCGGGCGCCGGTGCGCAGTTGGACGGCGGCCCCGAGGTGCTCGGTGTACGCCGTGTCGCGGGTTCCGTAGACCACGGCGTCCGCGACGTCCGGGTGCTGGAGAATGACGTCCTGCACCGACGTCGGATGGATCTTGATCCCGTTGGCCTTGACGACGCCGCCGACTCTGCCCAGCAGGTGGAGGTATCCGTACTTGTCCCAGCGGCCGAGGTCCCCGGTGCGGAGCCAGCCGTCCCGCTTCACGGCCGCTGAGAGGTCTTCCTCTCCGAGGTAACCGTCCATGGTGGTGGGCGACCGGACGCAGATCTCGCCCGGTTCCCCGCGCTCGACCGCCTCGTCGGACTCGGGGTGCCGGATCTCCGTCTCCACCCACGGAAACGGGCGGCCGACGCTGGACAGGAGTTCCGGTTCGGCGTGGTCCAGCGGTGTCAGGGTGCAGATGCCGCCGGCCTCGGTGCTGCCGTAGAGCTGGGCCAGGGTGTTGCCGAAGACGCGCGCGGCCCGGGCGACACGGGACGGAGCCGCCGCCGTTCCGCTGTAGAGGACCTGCCGCAGCGACGGGAAGACGGCTTCGTCGATGCCGGGCCGGCTGATGAGCTGGTAGAGGTGGGGCACCGCGAGGTACACGTCGGTCACCTGCTGCTCCGTCAGCGCGTTCAGAACGTCGTCCGGACGGAAGCCGTTGTGCAGCACCACCGTGCCGCCCGCGGTGAGCGCCGCGTCCACCATCGTCGCCGTGGTGTGACTGATCGGCGTGACCGACAGGAGTGTGGGCCGGTGTTCCGGTGCCGGAAGACCGAACGACAGGTCGATCAGCCGGTCCCGCACTCCGAAGGAGCGGCGCACGAGCTTGGGTCTGCCCGTGGTGCCGCTGGTGAGGTCCACGACCGCCAGGTCCTGCGGCCCGCAAGGGGCGGCCGGGGGGAGGTCCCCGGTGGCGCGGGCGGAGTCGTCACGGGTGAGGGGGACGAGGGCCAGGCCGTCGTGGACCTCCTGCAGGGCACGGCCGCGAGCCACGTTGGGCCCGTCCACCACCAGCACTCGCGCGCCCGTGGCCCGCAGCAGACGCGCCTGCTCGCCGGCCGGCAGCTCCTCCGCGTCGGACCGTGCGTTCATGGAGCGGATGTGGATCACGGCGGCGCCGAGCAGATGGGCCGCGTACCGTGCGGCGAGCATGGTGGCGCAGTTCGGTTCGGTGAGCAGGGCCACGGTGTCGCCGCGCCCGGTCCCCGCCCGGGTCAGGGACGCCGCCGCATGGGAGACGGATCCGAGGAGGCCGGCCGCGGTGAGGTCACCGTCCCGGGAATGCACGGCGATTCTCGCCGGATCCCTCTCCAGCCCCTCCAGGATGCGCAGGACATAGTGCCGGGTCTGTGCCGTGTGGCTGTTCGCTTCCCGCCGAGTAGACATTCCCGTCCCATCCGCTGCCGGAGTTGTGCCCGATTCACGCGGCCACCGCGGCACATCGAGTGATCACCGGCAATCCTGTGATGGCGGGACGGGCCCCGCAAGCGTCAAGCCGAGCCGGATGACAATCATCATCACTCGTGCGGCAAAGGTAATTCGGCGACCGCCCGCAGCATTCCCGGGATAGCGGAGGGGCGCTCTTTCCCGGCGGGCGCATGACCAATGTCATGGAGCGACTGACCCCCGTCACCAGCTTCTTGGCACGGGTGACCGTCGCTGCCCGACGATGAGAGTCCGCAACCGTGAATCTCGGAGGTCAGAATGCGACCTGGTAACCTGCGGCCCGTACGGGACGCATCGCCGCCCGGGCTGCACGGCGACGATGCGGCCGCCGAGTACCTGGTGGCCTTCCGGGACGACGTCCGCGCCGAGTTCGAGGGTTCGTCGGTCAGTCTCACCTCACCTGTGAGCACCTTCGTCGTGCGGCTGCCCGAGGGCGGTGTGCGAGACGCCCTCGCCCTGCTCACCGGTGACCTCGTCCCGGTGGACAAGGTGCTCGACGGGCTCGTCCCCGCCGAACGCGTCCAGTTCCAGCGCCTGCTGCGCCGCATCGAGCGCCTCCTCGTCCGCGGCGTACGGATCGGCGGGCGGGAACTGATACGTGTCGAGCACACCACGTACGACGCCGCGCCCGGGACCGCGGTCGTTCGCCCGGACGACGTGGTGAGGCTGTCCGGGTTCGCACTGTGCCGCCGCAGGTCCGGGATGTTGGTGCTGGAGTCTCCGCTGGCCGGGATCAGGGTGCTGCTGGTGCACCGGGCCGCCCGGGAACTCGTGGCGTCGCTCGGGAGCGTGCAGAGCGCCGGCGAACTCGCCGAGTCGGCCGGCAAGGACCTTTCGGCAGCGGAGGTCCGCACTCTCCTGGGCATTCTGGCCGGCGCCGGATTCGTCGAACTCCGGTCACCGGGCGGCGAGTTCGGCGAGGAGGAGGACCCGGTCCTGCGGCAGTGGGACTTCCACGACCTGCTGTTCCACTCACGCATCCGCAGCGGACGGTTCGACGAGCCCCTGGGGGGCGTGTTCCCGCACCGCGGGAAGATCCCCCCGCGCGCGGCGGTGAAGGAGCCGCCCGAGGGGCCGTCGGTCGCCCTGTACCGTCCCCGCCTGGACGACATCGCGCGCCGCGACCCGGGCCTGACGGCGGTCCTGGAAGGCCGCAGGTCGTTCCGCGGCTACGGCGAACAGCCGCTCACCGCCGAGCAGATGGGCGAGTTCCTCTACCGGGTGGGCAGGGTCAGGGCGCACTTCGTCCCGGCGGCCGGCGACGAACCGGGCGGCGAGATGGTCTCGCGCCCCTACCCCACCGGCGGCTCGGCGTTCGAACTGGAGCTGTACCTGACCGTCCAGCGATGCGCCGGCATCGACCAGGGCATCTACTACTACGACCCGGTCGGGCATCGGCTCGTTCTGGTGAACGACGACCCCCGTGACCGCAGGGCGATGCTGGAAGTGGCGTCCGTGTCGACGAACAGGGAGGCCGATCCCGACATCCTGATCACGATGACCTCCCGCTTCCAGCGGTTGTCCTGGAAGTACAGCGGCATGGCGTACGCGACGACCCTCCGGCACACCGGGGTGCTGTACCAGACCATGTATCTCGTGGCCACGGCGATGGGCATGGCTCCCTGCGGTCTCGGCATCGGGAACGCGGACATGTCCGCGCGCGTCCTCGGCCTCGACTATCTGCAGGAGTCGTCCGTGGGTGACTTCATCCTGGGCAGCCGTCCGCCGGGTGACCCGGGTATCTGGGACCGGGAGCAGGGGTGGACGTGGGTCAACGACCCGGAATGGGGAGCGTGGGCCGGCTCGGTGTTGCGCGGGAGCTGACCGCGGGAACGGAATTCCAGCGCGAATACCCCCGCCCATTCGGCGGGGGTATTCGCGGCCTCTTCGACGGAATCGCGAATTCCTCTTCCGTGTGCGTGATATCGGTAATCACGCATATGACAAGTGTCAATCGAGGTCGCCAATTAGTGGCTTCGGGCCGAGAAATTCGAAATAGTTTCCCTGTGCGGCCGCCCGGTCGCGCAAGGAAACTGTTGAGGAGTTCTCCGTGAACGTTAACTCTGCTGACATCGAGCAGGTCTTCGACTCGTTCGACGTGACCGAGCTGGAGGTGCTCGAGGTCTCGCAGGGCGTGGCCCTGCCCGAGATGGGCGCTTCCGGCGGCAACGGCGGTACGTCGTCCTCCTCGTCGACCTGCTCGTCGTCCTGCTGCTGACGCGGGCCGATCGGCTGATCCGCTGAGACCGGCGGCGTTGTTCGCCTCCTGGGGAACAACGCCGTCCGCCCCGGGGAGCTCAGCCCCGTAAGGAGACGTGCAGTGCGGCGGCCCACAGGACGCAAGCGGCGCCGAGTCCGGTCAGGACGCGGACATCCGCCGGGTCGCCGCCGGCGGCGAGCGCCGAAGCGGCTGCGAAGGCCAGCAGAACGAGCAGTCCCCCCGTCCACCAGAACTGCGGCTGCGCGAAGGACCGCGCGAGCGGGAGGAAGTGGAGCCCGACGATCAGGCACACCGCGGCGGGCACGTAGGACCACAGGCCGGAAAGGCCGAGGAGCAGCACGGCGACGACGACCGCCACGGTCTGCCCGAGGTTGACCTGGCCGAAGACCCTCAGACTGTCCGGCGCCACCCGGCGTGCGGGCCGGTGTACCGGCAGTGTGCCGACCCGCACGGTGACGACCACCGCGGTGACCGCCACGGCCACCGCCAGGACCGCCAGGACGAACAAGACCCGCACCGGCACCCGGGATATCAGTCCGGAAACACCCAGAATTTCCCACAACGACGCGAAGACGGACATGACGACCGCACCCTGTGCAGGTCGGTTCTCACTTAATTTTCGCCTGCCGGATTCATTGCTCACCTGCCCACCCTACCGCAGCACTTCTCTCGAAATGCCGTACAGGTGTCACGACGTACGTGACGCATGTCAGCAGGCAATCGGCATTTCTTTTCTGATCGCATTCGATTCTTGAAAGATGAGTGACCATGAGAGCCAATGCGCCAGAAGCCCGTGTCGACGCCCCGGTAGCAGGCCGCCCCGCAGGAGTCCGGCTTTTCACCAGAGCACCGGTGACCCTGGCGTGGCTCTCCACGTCGGTGGTGCCCGTCGCCCGTGCGGTGCGGGACGGCGGAGGCGCTGTCGTGCGGCTCCGCCGGGGGTGGTTGCACGGCCCGCACGTGGACGTCATCGGGCGGAGCGCGCTGGGACAGGAGCTGTGCTGGAAGACCATCGCGCAGCGGCTCGACGCCGGTCCGCTTCCCGGGGACCGGGCGCTGGACGAGGAGACCTATCTCGCACAGGCCAGGGAGTTCGGCCGCCTGGAGGCGGTACCACCGCCCTACCTCCCCATGCGCGAGCACGGGGAGGTGGAGTTCCTCGGTCCGGACGACGTCGTTCCGGCCGACCCGCTGCTGCACGGCCTGCGCGAGGCGGAGGTCGTGCACAGTGTGCTGTGCCCGCCGTTGATGGACACGATCGAGGAACTGACCCGGGACCCGTCCGTGGCCACCACCCGGCTCGCGGAGGCCTTCCTCGCGCTGGGTGACTCCTACTTCCTGGGGCTGGCCCACGGCGCGTTCTCGTTCCGCTCCCATGCCGAGGCGTTCCTCGCCTGGGCGGCCCCCAGCAAGGACATGCGCCCGGCGTTCGCCGCGCGGCTGGAGAAGGAGGCGCCCCGGCTGCGGGCCGTGGTGCGCCAGCGCCTGGCGGGGGAGGTCAGCCCCGCGGCGGCCCAGTGGCGTACGGCCTTCGCCTATGCGACGGGTGCACTGGACAGCGCGGTGATCGAGGGCCGGCTGACCCCGGCGATGCTGGACGCGATCAACGCCTCCGTGGACAACACCACGATGGGCCCGCCCACCGCGCCCGAGGTGGTACCGCAGGGCAGGCATCCCGACACCGCGTTCCACCGGGCCACCGCGGAGTCCGGGGTGATCGACAACCCGCCCCTGTGGTTCGCCTCGTACCGCATGCTGATCAATCTCTTCTACCAGCAGCTGCCGCTGCTCACGGTCTCCCCGATGCAGCGGTACTACATGTGTTACGCCCTCGCCGAGACCATCGACGAGGTCCTCGGCGAGACCTGGCAGGAACGCCTGGCCAAGGGGCGGGAGCGGTGGGCGCGGGCCCAGGGAGCCACCCGATGACCGCACCGACGGCCGCCGCCAGGCCGCAGCCGGCGCACCCGCTCCCGCGCAGGGAGCCCCTGTGGCTCCTGCGCATCAACCCCCTTCCCCGCAGCCGCCTTTGCGACCCGGCTCTCCGTGAACTCCTGGCACAACTGGCGGAGGGCGAACGTGCCGTGCGGTCGGCCGCCGAACGCTGCTCCGAAGACCTCTACGCCCTCATCGGGGCGACCGCCGACGACGCCACGCGCGGGCAGCTCATCGCCGTACGCCGCGCCATCCACAACGACCGCCCCCTCAAGGACGGCCCGGTGCCCACGCCTTCGGTGTCCGCCTGGCGGCGGGCCGCCGAACGGCGCGCCCGGCTGCGGGAAGAGGCGGCCCGCCACTACGAGCAGGCGGCGGACCGGGAACGGCGAAGGCTCGCGGAACTGCTCGGCGACGAGCACCTGCGCCGTTCGCTCGCCCTTGTCTCCCCCGAGGTGTACGAGGAGTCGGAGCGCTACCGGGTCGCGGTGACGGGTCCTGGCCGGCTCTCCGCGCGCAGCCGCAAGTCGGAACGTGGACTGATCCAGTACGTCACGAGAGCCATGGTGCGCACCAGCCCG encodes:
- a CDS encoding 2-amino-3,7-dideoxy-D-threo-hept-6-ulosonate synthase encodes the protein MIPQGHFARSLRLRRLHHHTTSGLVITPMDHSISDGPVVPGNSSIDLLAGQLAAGGVDAIVVHKGSVRHIRPERFADMSLIIHLNASTGQAPDPDAKYMVTEVEEALRLGADAVSVHINLGSDDERRQIADLGRVSDACDRWNLPLMAMMYPRGPRIPDPHDPALVAHAVTIAADLGADLIKTSFPGAMPDLLALTQACPVPILVAGGPSRATEEGVLAFVGEVLAGGALGVAMGRNIFQSADPQRMAGRVARLVHRLPAGEPDHTTGGHQRGGQQAVLA
- a CDS encoding fatty acid--CoA ligase family protein, which encodes MSTRREANSHTAQTRHYVLRILEGLERDPARIAVHSRDGDLTAAGLLGSVSHAAASLTRAGTGRGDTVALLTEPNCATMLAARYAAHLLGAAVIHIRSMNARSDAEELPAGEQARLLRATGARVLVVDGPNVARGRALQEVHDGLALVPLTRDDSARATGDLPPAAPCGPQDLAVVDLTSGTTGRPKLVRRSFGVRDRLIDLSFGLPAPEHRPTLLSVTPISHTTATMVDAALTAGGTVVLHNGFRPDDVLNALTEQQVTDVYLAVPHLYQLISRPGIDEAVFPSLRQVLYSGTAAAPSRVARAARVFGNTLAQLYGSTEAGGICTLTPLDHAEPELLSSVGRPFPWVETEIRHPESDEAVERGEPGEICVRSPTTMDGYLGEEDLSAAVKRDGWLRTGDLGRWDKYGYLHLLGRVGGVVKANGIKIHPTSVQDVILQHPDVADAVVYGTRDTAYTEHLGAAVQLRTGARCTGDDLRTHIAASLSAAHVPERFSWWKEIPLSPSGKPDYARIRDGKDA
- a CDS encoding SagB family peptide dehydrogenase, translating into MRPGNLRPVRDASPPGLHGDDAAAEYLVAFRDDVRAEFEGSSVSLTSPVSTFVVRLPEGGVRDALALLTGDLVPVDKVLDGLVPAERVQFQRLLRRIERLLVRGVRIGGRELIRVEHTTYDAAPGTAVVRPDDVVRLSGFALCRRRSGMLVLESPLAGIRVLLVHRAARELVASLGSVQSAGELAESAGKDLSAAEVRTLLGILAGAGFVELRSPGGEFGEEEDPVLRQWDFHDLLFHSRIRSGRFDEPLGGVFPHRGKIPPRAAVKEPPEGPSVALYRPRLDDIARRDPGLTAVLEGRRSFRGYGEQPLTAEQMGEFLYRVGRVRAHFVPAAGDEPGGEMVSRPYPTGGSAFELELYLTVQRCAGIDQGIYYYDPVGHRLVLVNDDPRDRRAMLEVASVSTNREADPDILITMTSRFQRLSWKYSGMAYATTLRHTGVLYQTMYLVATAMGMAPCGLGIGNADMSARVLGLDYLQESSVGDFILGSRPPGDPGIWDREQGWTWVNDPEWGAWAGSVLRGS
- a CDS encoding thiazolylpeptide-type bacteriocin → MNVNSADIEQVFDSFDVTELEVLEVSQGVALPEMGASGGNGGTSSSSSTCSSSCC